The Maniola hyperantus chromosome 2, iAphHyp1.2, whole genome shotgun sequence genome includes a region encoding these proteins:
- the LOC117990420 gene encoding RNA-binding protein FUS-like, with amino-acid sequence MAKLHLLAYFFTIVFTGWSPALSEENQAIKTRVTRTLQGKLCLKLGICGGHQGGYDNHQGGYGGHQQGYSQQGGYGGQQGGYGGQQGGFYPYPPINIGISQSQSSASAGGGGFGSSSHPNNYQYNGGYPNKGGYNGHKRPGYFGNGYGSYNNQFNGNYYGGQSGNGGGGYGFQRPFGNNDDSFEDYGDYSRSAKSKD; translated from the exons ATGGCTAAGTTACATCTATTGGCCTACTTTTTTACCATAGTCTTTACGGGATGGAGCCCTGCCCTCAGCGAAG AAAATCAAGCAATCAAAACTAGAGTAACAAGGACTTTACAAGGCAAACTATGTCTCAAACTCGGCATATGTGGTGGACACCAAGGAGGGTACGATAATCACCAAGGAGGATATGGTGGCCATCAACAAGGATACAGTCAGCAAGGAGGATACGGTGGTCAACAAGGAGGATACGGTGGACAACAAGGAGGTTTTTACCCTTACCCACCGATAAATATTGGCATCAGTCAATCTCAATCATCCGCAAGTGCTGGGGGCGGCGGCTTCGGCAGTTCAAGTCACCCAAACAACTACCAGTATAATGGAGGATACCCAAATAAAGGAGGATACAACGGTCATAAGAGACCAGGTTACTTTGGCAATGGTTATGGTTCCTATAATAACCAATTTAATGGGAACTATTATGGAGGACAGTCAGGAAATGGAGGTGGAGGATATGGTTTCCAAAGACCGTTTGGAAATAACGATGACTCATTTGAAGACTATGGTGATTACAGTAGATCGGCTAAAAGCAAGGactga
- the LOC138404412 gene encoding uncharacterized protein, producing the protein MKRLGLVVLVFVVLEQSSAASVRHGHIIQRLKRSPHYHCGADGPAWPPPPPPPPPPPPPPPPPHWPPPPPFWRGHHHHHHHHHSGEDYRDYEYKPRTLINGQSSFGNSGFVQPGNYGQGNAGFGYGQGNAALVDASHGNAGIADAGQGNGGLFPPGNLGNPPCATCKGKSTAVSNAQSETGDAVAVAIARASKSR; encoded by the exons ATGAAACGGCTTGGTTTGGTTGTTTTGGTATTTGTTGTTTTAGAACAAAGTTCCGCAGCTAGTGTACGAC ATGGACATATAATACAGAGGCTAAAACGCTCTCCGCATTACCACTGCGGTGCAGACGGACCAGCAtggccaccaccaccaccacctccACCTCCTCCACCCCCACCACCTCCACCACCACACTGGCCACCACCACCTCCATTCTGGCGAGGccaccatcatcatcaccaccaccaccacagcGGCGAAGACTACAGAGACTACGAGTACAAACCAAGAACCCTTATTAACGGACAAAGTAGCTTTGGCAACTCTGGCTTTGTTCAACCTGGTAACTACGGACAGGGTAACGCAGGATTTGGTTATGGGCAGGGTAACGCTGCACTGGTTGACGCTAGTCATGGTAACGCTGGGATAGCGGACGCTGGCCAGGGTAACGGTGGTCTATTCCCACCGGGTAACCTCGGTAACCCTCCATGTGCAACGTGCAAAGGAAAAAGTACAGCAGTGAGCAATGCACAGAGCGAAACGGGGGATGCTGTAGCAGTAGCCATTGCTAGAGCTAGTAAATCTAGATAA
- the LOC117991072 gene encoding 34 kDa spicule matrix protein-like, which translates to MARLHLIIALAVLVAVCDAAFRVERSPQFAGASARAGAGGFGRPGFGGPGGFGRPGGFGGPGFQQPRGFGHQGGFGRQGGFGQQGGFGGGFPRQGALSTLRRVLVLVQGVAAGAVEELVPILVRLVGSSEQKVCRLKDVFVNC; encoded by the exons ATGGCCCGACTACATTTGATTATTGCTTTAGCAGTTTTAGTAGCTGTGTGTGACGCAG CATTCCGAGTGGAGCGATCACCTCAGTTCGCAGGAGCTTCGGCACGTGCTGGAGCAGGAGGGTTTGGCAGACCAGGATTCGGTGGGCCTGGAGGATTCGGCAGGCCTGGAGGATTCGGCGGACCGGGCTTCCAACAACCTAGAGGATTCGGTCATCAAGGAGGATTCGGCCGTCAAGGAGGGTTCGGTCAGCAAGGAGGCTTCGGAGGTGGTTTCCCGAGACAGGGGGCTCTATCAACATTGCGAAGAGTGTTAGTATTAGTGCAGGGCGTGGCGGCGGGGGCGGTGGAAGAGCTAGTGCCAATTCTGGTGCGTTTGGTGGGAAGTAGTGAACAGAAAGTGTGCCGCTTGAAAGACGTTTTTGTGAActgttga
- the LOC138404279 gene encoding uncharacterized protein translates to MAAVFCCKLVGSNNGPTTFDYCFSSFSSCVTQHSEWSDHLSSQELRHVLEQEGLADQDSVGLEDSAGLEDSADRASNNLEDSVIKEDSAVKEGSVSKEASEVVSRDRGALSTLRRVLVLVQGVAGGGGRASANSGAFGGK, encoded by the exons ATGGCTGCAGTGTTCTGTTGTAAATTGGTAGGAAGTAACAATGGCCCGACTACATTTGATTATTGCTTTAGCAGTTTTAGTAGCTGTGTGACGCAG CATTCCGAGTGGAGCGATCACCTCAGTTCGCAGGAGCTTCGGCACGTGCTGGAGCAGGAGGGTTTGGCAGACCAGGATTCGGTGGGCCTGGAGGATTCGGCAGGCCTGGAGGATTCGGCGGACCGGGCTTCCAACAACCTAGAGGATTCGGTCATCAAGGAGGATTCGGCCGTCAAGGAGGGTTCGGTCAGCAAGGAGGCTTCGGAGGTGGTTTCCCGAGACAGGGGGGCTCTATCAACATTGCGAAGAGTGTTAGTATTAGTGCAGGGCGTGGCGGGGGGCGGTGGAAGAGCTAGTGCCAATTCTGGTGCGTTTGGTGGGAAGTAG